The Agromyces mangrovi genome contains a region encoding:
- a CDS encoding DUF58 domain-containing protein, whose amino-acid sequence MTPTAPPAPRRRESGWASAGRALRSGLGNATRIAGAGFARAGRSIAPVTGVVTPTGWIVLAAAAGAFVLAGVFGWVEFLFLGATLVAAVLLATATLFGRAQYRVEIALEPVRVVAGERAMGRMLVANAAQRQAPPTRMELPVGAGVAEFRVPSLAPGAAQEELFAAPTARRAVIPAGPALSVRGDQLGLVRRTVRWTDVIELFVHPVTARLQPSAAGLVRDLEGEVTPVVTDNDISFHALRAYEPGDPLRNVHWRTTARTGTLMVRQFEETRRSELVLVQSTDAAHYASDDEFELAVSVMASLAVQVLRDGTTMHVVTDDLRLRTATPTALLDDTARIEPVSGVHASLRDLARAQTSRLAAPSVVLLVAGSQLPVAEFRSVQRLFGADTTVLAFRAEHGAPSGIRSVGLPVATVGRLDELAAIVRSVRG is encoded by the coding sequence ATGACCCCGACCGCTCCACCGGCGCCGCGGCGCCGCGAGTCCGGCTGGGCGAGCGCCGGCCGGGCGCTGCGCAGCGGCCTCGGCAACGCCACGCGCATCGCCGGGGCCGGGTTCGCGCGCGCCGGTCGGTCGATCGCACCGGTGACGGGCGTGGTCACGCCCACGGGCTGGATCGTGCTCGCGGCCGCCGCGGGTGCGTTCGTGCTCGCGGGCGTGTTCGGCTGGGTCGAGTTCCTGTTCCTCGGCGCGACGCTCGTCGCTGCCGTGCTGCTCGCGACGGCGACCCTCTTCGGTCGTGCGCAGTACCGCGTCGAGATCGCCCTCGAGCCGGTGCGCGTGGTCGCGGGGGAGCGGGCGATGGGGCGGATGCTCGTCGCCAACGCCGCCCAGCGGCAGGCGCCGCCCACGCGCATGGAGCTGCCGGTCGGCGCGGGCGTCGCCGAGTTCCGCGTGCCGTCCCTGGCGCCCGGCGCCGCGCAGGAGGAGCTGTTCGCCGCGCCGACCGCGCGTCGCGCCGTGATCCCCGCGGGTCCCGCGCTCTCGGTGCGGGGCGACCAGCTCGGGCTGGTCCGCCGCACCGTGCGCTGGACCGACGTGATCGAGCTGTTCGTGCACCCGGTCACTGCGCGCCTCCAGCCGTCCGCGGCCGGCCTGGTGCGCGACCTCGAGGGCGAGGTCACGCCCGTCGTGACCGACAACGACATCTCGTTCCACGCGCTCCGCGCGTACGAGCCGGGCGACCCGCTGCGGAACGTGCACTGGCGCACGACCGCGCGCACCGGCACGCTCATGGTGCGCCAGTTCGAGGAGACCCGTCGCAGCGAGCTGGTCCTGGTGCAGTCGACGGATGCCGCGCACTACGCCTCCGACGACGAGTTCGAGCTCGCCGTGTCGGTGATGGCCTCCCTCGCCGTGCAGGTGCTGCGCGACGGCACGACCATGCACGTCGTGACCGACGACCTGCGGCTGCGCACGGCGACGCCCACGGCGCTGCTCGACGACACCGCGCGCATCGAGCCCGTCTCCGGCGTGCACGCGAGCCTCCGCGACCTCGCCCGGGCCCAGACGTCGCGGCTCGCGGCGCCGAGCGTCGTGCTGCTGGTGGCGGGCTCGCAGCTGCCGGTCGCCGAGTTCCGCAGCGTGCAGCGGCTCTTCGGGGCCGACACGACCGTGCTCGCGTTCCGGGCCGAGCACGGTGCGCCCTCGGGCATCCGCTCGGTGGGCCTGCCGGTCGCCACGGTGGGCCGCCTCGACGAGCTGGCCGCGATCGTGCGGAGCGTGCGCGGATGA
- a CDS encoding transglutaminase-like domain-containing protein, with translation MSAGRRLTAASAADVVVPLVLAALGVLGFATAFGGWGYLLAGLGGLAVGAGAGLLGRRLPLLPAVLVGVLAYFAFGSALAMPDAALWLVVPTPETLAGLVLGAVWGWADLVTLRAPVEAPAYLTVVPYVAGWLVGLVTALLATRWLPGRSTAPRRALLLVGPVLLLLAAVLVGTQDSVHGALRGTLFAAVALVWLGWRRRDPSAPDAATDAAGSRRLARSRLTGGVVLVTGAIVAGALAATALVPAQPDRVVVRDEVVPPFDPLEFASPLAGFRAYTKDLAETPLFTVDGLREGESVRLASLDSYDGRLWNAAGPEDTAGVGGFALVGSELPEPALGTFAADAHEVQVEIGAYDDSWLPAVAAPGLVVLEGAIADRTEDLRYDPASATAVLIGGVDEGDRYRLTVRSPVLPDDEELVDVPVASVPLPPVESVPDVLVARADQYVGDEVSPIDQLRAIETGLRTEGFLSHGLASDAVASRAGHGADRMVDLFTRSQMVGDEEQYASAMALMARQLGYPARVVMGFAPEVGSDAASIEVTGADVTAWVEVPFDGIGWVPFFPTPDDTDVPQEQTPGPPLSRSRRCGSPRAPRSGTRTC, from the coding sequence ATGAGCGCCGGGCGCCGCCTCACCGCCGCGTCGGCGGCCGATGTCGTCGTGCCGCTCGTGCTCGCCGCGCTCGGCGTGCTCGGGTTCGCGACCGCGTTCGGCGGCTGGGGGTACCTGCTCGCGGGGCTCGGCGGCCTCGCGGTGGGCGCCGGTGCGGGGCTCCTCGGACGCCGTCTCCCGCTGCTGCCCGCCGTGCTCGTGGGCGTGCTCGCGTACTTCGCGTTCGGCAGCGCCCTCGCGATGCCCGATGCCGCGCTCTGGCTCGTGGTGCCGACGCCCGAGACGCTCGCGGGGCTCGTGCTGGGCGCGGTGTGGGGCTGGGCCGATCTCGTCACGCTGCGCGCGCCGGTCGAGGCGCCCGCCTACCTGACCGTCGTGCCGTACGTCGCCGGCTGGCTCGTGGGGCTCGTGACCGCGCTGCTCGCCACGCGCTGGCTGCCCGGCCGCAGCACCGCACCGCGCCGCGCGCTGCTCCTCGTCGGCCCCGTGCTGCTGCTGCTCGCTGCGGTGCTCGTCGGCACGCAGGATTCGGTGCACGGCGCGCTGCGCGGCACCCTGTTCGCCGCCGTCGCGCTGGTCTGGCTCGGCTGGCGCCGGCGCGACCCGTCGGCACCCGATGCGGCGACGGATGCCGCGGGGTCGCGCCGCCTGGCGCGCTCGCGCCTTACCGGCGGCGTCGTGCTCGTCACGGGGGCGATCGTCGCCGGGGCGCTCGCGGCCACGGCCCTCGTGCCGGCCCAGCCCGACCGCGTCGTGGTGCGCGACGAGGTCGTGCCGCCGTTCGATCCGCTCGAGTTCGCGAGCCCCCTGGCCGGATTCCGGGCGTACACGAAGGACCTCGCCGAGACGCCGCTGTTCACCGTGGACGGGCTGCGCGAGGGCGAGTCCGTGCGACTGGCCTCGCTCGACTCGTACGACGGCCGGCTGTGGAACGCGGCCGGCCCCGAGGACACCGCCGGGGTCGGCGGGTTCGCGCTCGTCGGCTCGGAGCTGCCCGAGCCCGCGCTCGGCACGTTCGCAGCCGACGCCCACGAGGTGCAGGTCGAGATCGGCGCCTACGACGACTCCTGGCTGCCCGCGGTCGCCGCACCCGGGCTGGTCGTGCTCGAGGGCGCGATCGCCGACCGCACCGAGGATCTGCGCTACGACCCGGCATCGGCGACGGCGGTGCTCATCGGCGGCGTCGACGAGGGCGACCGCTACCGGCTCACCGTGCGGTCGCCCGTGCTTCCCGACGACGAGGAACTGGTCGACGTGCCGGTTGCGTCGGTGCCGCTGCCGCCCGTGGAGTCGGTGCCCGACGTGCTCGTCGCGCGCGCCGACCAGTACGTGGGCGACGAGGTCTCGCCGATCGACCAGTTGCGGGCCATCGAGACCGGCCTGCGCACCGAGGGCTTCCTGAGCCACGGCCTCGCCTCCGACGCGGTCGCGTCGCGCGCGGGCCACGGGGCCGACCGCATGGTCGACCTGTTCACGAGGTCGCAGATGGTCGGCGACGAGGAGCAGTACGCCTCCGCCATGGCGCTCATGGCCCGGCAGCTCGGCTACCCGGCGCGCGTCGTGATGGGCTTCGCCCCCGAGGTGGGGTCGGATGCCGCGTCGATCGAGGTCACGGGCGCCGACGTGACCGCGTGGGTCGAGGTGCCGTTCGACGGCATCGGCTGGGTGCCGTTCTTCCCCACGCCCGACGACACCGACGTGCCGCAGGAGCAGACCCCCGGCCCGCCGCTGAGCCGCAGCCGCAGGTGCGGCAGCCCCCGCGCGCCGAGGAGCGGGACGAGGACCTGCTGA
- a CDS encoding Ig-like domain-containing protein produces MPHREAAVSVEQGRSIGYNVLADWNDPDGDDLYLVNASPTSGDSVRFGPDGYVTFEHRTGEIGLKEVQFVVSDGVATATGTLTVDVKPTGSLNPVGTPDHAQVFAGEQVLLDPLENDLSPSGAPLSLLGVAEVEGADVTANTELGTVAFRANEVGSHLFTYDLAAGDAVSVGLIRVDVLEPPEGALPPIAVTDTAYLRAGEPTSVPLLANDTSPNGRVLAVQSVDLDGVGDLVTVELLGNAVARVTASEALTEPLQFGYTVSDGASTAEASVAVVPVPPLVKHQPPIAVADSATVRAGDIATVAVTANDVHPDSAPFHVEAELAEGPEEGLAFVTGDTVRFQAPDEPGTYRVSYTIADEFEETATTSVTFLVTPSGDNDAPLPAPLTARTFAGSTVEVDVPLDGIDPDGDSVTLRGVTSPPSLGRVVESTSTSFTYEAFDGSTGTDAFEYEVVDTSGAVATGTVRIGVIPRPAVTPPPNAVDDVVELRPGRTGSIDVLANDSDPSGYAIRVDEQLANVDMALEAEVRANRVVVTAPEQEGGFSLRYEITNGHGGADAAYVQVKVTEDARIDPPSAEDQVIEPEEVLDVDTVTVHPLDDAQNPGGLVDDLVVTLEGPNAGAGTVLPNGAIEVAPSDERQAVAYRLANEIDDLSAMAFVIVPPVLDPEALAAEEEDEEQPEEEQFPLPYLADIGEQFVRMNGQLSWNLADIVVVPSGRPIEVLSAGATNADGSPVLADAATLAYTPATDYRGQASVTFEVTDAPGTAEQAERTAFLTIPVTVGSADFTDVPPTFTPRTVQIEAGEEPVQVDLRDSSAHPNPDVLARLAYGGLAGGTADIVPTLEGSILTLEAPLGVQPGTTATLTFTVGFDEFSVPGSVEVSVVSSSRPKPEAVDDQLEMTRAQTRQVNVLANDFNPFAPDPLRIVDAQIDQASVGSNASVSFTGQNVSVTTGAAFTGTLSVVYRIQDATRDPARETQGRLTVVVRDAPDAPNTPTTSPGDGSATVRWNAPATNNSPITGYTVHWSGGGSRSFGAGAAGTNQTITGLSNGSSYQFWVTATNAIGTSTASSRSTAIVPYGVPTAPRSVTLSASQTGNARLNMSWTAPADNGGRAVTEYRWRFTEGSSASGTTTSRSDAITGSNGTRYRYEVRACNARGCGPWAASNRDTPTAPPPPEPGGTIFKGSISPTSCSGCRYVGIDYHDFPAGSYRITTFINGSNAGLTENTYSIGTNGSVVIWNSLGIRNNDRIQVRFVRTSNGAVYWSDAITNWDSLPARGGRHDDRTRGDSMTVTQEQADWFHDAFTRLVGNVDRAILGKRDVIRLVVAAMLTDGHVLLEDVPGTGKTQLAKALANTLDGSNSRIQFTPDLLPSDVTGVTIYDQHKGAFEFHRGPIFASVVLADEINRASPKTQSALLEVMEEGRVTVDGVAHDVGSPFMVIATQNPVEQAGTYTLPEAQLDRFLIKTSLGYPDHDTALALLVDSSNRSRSQGVSPIIAPASITAMAQLAADVHVDPAVLDYLNRIVAATREHPDTTLGVSMRGALALARAVKTWAISQGRTYATPDDVRELAEPVLAHRVIVDPESSFRGVTAAQVVGGCVAEVDPPAYRAA; encoded by the coding sequence GTGCCGCACCGCGAGGCGGCCGTGAGCGTCGAGCAGGGCCGTTCGATCGGCTACAACGTGCTCGCCGACTGGAACGACCCCGACGGCGACGACCTGTACCTCGTGAACGCGTCGCCGACGAGCGGCGACTCGGTGCGCTTCGGCCCCGACGGGTACGTCACGTTCGAGCACCGCACGGGCGAGATCGGCCTGAAGGAGGTGCAGTTCGTCGTCTCCGACGGGGTAGCCACGGCGACCGGCACGCTCACGGTCGACGTCAAGCCGACGGGCAGCCTCAACCCGGTCGGCACGCCCGACCACGCGCAGGTGTTCGCGGGCGAGCAGGTGCTGCTCGATCCGCTCGAGAACGACCTCAGCCCGTCGGGGGCGCCGCTCTCGCTGCTCGGCGTCGCCGAGGTCGAGGGGGCGGATGTCACGGCCAACACCGAGCTCGGCACCGTCGCCTTCCGTGCCAACGAGGTCGGCAGCCACCTCTTCACCTACGACCTCGCGGCGGGCGACGCGGTGAGCGTCGGGCTGATCCGGGTCGACGTGCTCGAGCCGCCCGAGGGTGCGCTGCCGCCGATCGCCGTGACCGACACCGCGTACCTGCGCGCCGGGGAGCCGACCAGCGTGCCGCTGCTCGCGAACGACACGTCGCCGAACGGTCGGGTGCTCGCGGTGCAGTCGGTCGACCTCGACGGCGTGGGCGACCTCGTCACGGTCGAGCTGCTCGGCAACGCGGTCGCCCGCGTGACGGCGTCCGAGGCGCTCACCGAGCCGCTGCAGTTCGGGTACACCGTCTCCGACGGGGCGTCGACGGCCGAGGCGTCCGTCGCCGTCGTGCCCGTGCCGCCGCTCGTGAAGCACCAGCCGCCCATCGCCGTGGCCGACAGCGCGACCGTGCGGGCGGGCGACATCGCGACCGTCGCCGTCACCGCCAACGACGTGCACCCCGACTCCGCGCCCTTCCACGTGGAGGCCGAGCTCGCGGAGGGACCCGAGGAGGGGCTCGCCTTCGTCACCGGCGACACGGTGCGCTTCCAGGCGCCCGACGAGCCCGGCACCTACCGCGTCTCCTACACGATCGCCGACGAGTTCGAGGAGACCGCGACCACCTCGGTGACGTTCCTCGTCACGCCCTCGGGCGACAACGACGCGCCGTTGCCCGCACCGCTCACGGCGCGCACCTTCGCCGGTTCGACCGTCGAGGTCGACGTGCCGCTCGACGGCATCGACCCCGACGGCGACTCGGTGACGCTGCGCGGCGTCACCTCGCCGCCGTCGCTCGGCCGCGTCGTCGAGTCGACCAGCACGAGCTTCACGTACGAGGCGTTCGACGGGTCGACGGGCACCGACGCGTTCGAGTACGAGGTCGTCGACACGTCGGGTGCGGTCGCGACGGGCACCGTGCGCATCGGCGTGATCCCGCGCCCCGCGGTCACGCCGCCGCCGAACGCGGTCGACGACGTGGTCGAGTTGCGGCCGGGCCGCACCGGCTCGATCGACGTGCTCGCCAACGACTCCGACCCGAGCGGCTACGCGATCCGCGTCGACGAGCAGCTCGCGAACGTCGACATGGCGCTCGAGGCGGAGGTGCGCGCGAACCGGGTGGTCGTCACGGCGCCCGAGCAGGAGGGCGGCTTCTCGCTGCGCTACGAGATCACCAACGGGCACGGCGGCGCCGACGCGGCGTACGTGCAGGTGAAGGTCACCGAGGACGCCCGCATCGACCCGCCGTCCGCGGAGGACCAGGTGATCGAGCCCGAGGAGGTGCTCGACGTCGACACCGTCACCGTGCACCCGCTCGACGACGCGCAGAATCCCGGCGGCCTCGTCGACGACCTCGTCGTCACGCTCGAGGGCCCGAACGCGGGCGCCGGCACGGTGCTGCCGAACGGCGCGATCGAGGTCGCGCCGAGCGACGAGCGACAGGCCGTGGCGTACCGGCTCGCCAACGAGATCGACGACCTCTCGGCGATGGCGTTCGTGATCGTGCCGCCCGTGCTCGATCCGGAGGCCCTCGCCGCGGAGGAGGAGGACGAGGAGCAGCCCGAGGAGGAGCAGTTCCCGCTGCCGTACCTCGCCGACATCGGCGAGCAGTTCGTGCGCATGAACGGCCAGCTCTCCTGGAACCTCGCCGACATCGTCGTCGTGCCGAGCGGCCGGCCGATCGAGGTGCTCTCGGCCGGTGCGACGAACGCCGACGGCAGCCCCGTGCTCGCCGACGCCGCGACGCTCGCCTACACGCCGGCGACCGACTACCGCGGGCAGGCGTCGGTCACCTTCGAGGTGACGGATGCCCCGGGCACGGCCGAGCAGGCCGAGCGCACCGCGTTCCTGACCATCCCGGTCACGGTCGGCTCCGCCGACTTCACCGACGTGCCGCCGACCTTCACGCCGCGCACGGTGCAGATCGAGGCGGGCGAGGAGCCGGTGCAGGTCGACCTGCGCGACTCGAGCGCCCACCCGAACCCCGACGTGCTCGCCCGTCTCGCCTACGGCGGCCTCGCGGGCGGCACCGCCGACATCGTGCCGACGCTCGAGGGCAGCATCCTCACCCTCGAGGCCCCGCTCGGCGTGCAGCCGGGCACGACGGCGACCCTGACCTTCACCGTCGGCTTCGACGAGTTCAGCGTGCCCGGCTCGGTCGAGGTGAGCGTCGTGTCGTCGTCGCGGCCCAAGCCCGAGGCGGTCGACGACCAGCTCGAGATGACCCGCGCGCAGACGCGGCAGGTGAACGTGCTCGCGAACGACTTCAACCCGTTCGCGCCCGACCCGCTGCGCATCGTCGATGCGCAGATCGACCAGGCGAGCGTCGGCAGCAATGCGTCGGTGTCGTTCACCGGGCAGAACGTGAGCGTGACCACGGGTGCGGCCTTCACGGGCACCCTCAGCGTCGTCTACCGCATCCAGGACGCCACGCGCGACCCCGCACGCGAGACCCAGGGGCGGCTCACGGTCGTCGTGCGCGACGCGCCGGACGCGCCGAACACGCCGACGACGTCGCCGGGCGACGGCAGCGCCACCGTACGCTGGAACGCCCCGGCGACCAACAACTCGCCGATCACGGGGTACACGGTCCACTGGTCGGGCGGCGGGTCGCGCAGCTTCGGGGCCGGCGCCGCCGGTACGAACCAGACCATCACGGGGCTGTCGAACGGCTCGTCGTACCAGTTCTGGGTCACCGCCACGAACGCCATCGGCACCTCCACGGCGTCGTCGCGCAGCACCGCGATCGTGCCCTACGGCGTGCCGACGGCACCGCGCAGCGTCACCCTCTCGGCGTCGCAGACCGGCAATGCGCGGCTCAACATGTCGTGGACCGCTCCCGCCGACAACGGCGGCCGCGCCGTCACCGAGTACCGGTGGCGGTTCACCGAGGGCTCGAGCGCCTCGGGCACGACGACGAGCCGCAGCGACGCGATCACCGGCAGCAACGGCACCCGGTACCGCTACGAGGTGCGAGCGTGCAACGCGCGTGGGTGCGGTCCGTGGGCGGCGTCGAACCGCGACACGCCGACGGCCCCGCCGCCGCCGGAGCCGGGCGGCACGATCTTCAAGGGGAGCATCTCGCCGACCTCGTGCTCGGGCTGCCGCTACGTGGGCATCGACTACCACGACTTCCCGGCCGGCTCCTACCGCATCACGACGTTCATCAACGGCAGCAATGCGGGCCTCACCGAGAACACGTACTCGATCGGCACGAACGGCTCGGTCGTCATCTGGAACAGCCTCGGCATCCGCAACAACGACCGCATCCAGGTGCGATTCGTCCGAACGAGCAACGGCGCGGTGTACTGGTCCGACGCCATCACGAACTGGGATTCGCTCCCCGCCCGCGGGGGACGCCATGACGACCGAACGCGAGGAGACTCCATGACCGTCACGCAGGAACAGGCCGACTGGTTCCACGACGCCTTCACCCGCCTCGTCGGCAACGTGGACCGCGCGATCCTCGGCAAGCGCGACGTGATCCGCCTGGTCGTGGCGGCGATGCTCACCGACGGGCACGTGCTGCTCGAGGACGTGCCGGGCACGGGCAAGACGCAGCTCGCGAAGGCGCTCGCGAACACGCTCGACGGCTCGAACTCGCGCATCCAGTTCACGCCCGACCTGCTGCCGTCCGATGTCACGGGCGTGACGATCTACGACCAGCACAAGGGCGCGTTCGAGTTCCACCGCGGACCGATCTTCGCGTCGGTCGTGCTCGCCGACGAGATCAACCGCGCGAGCCCGAAGACCCAGTCGGCACTGCTCGAGGTCATGGAGGAGGGCCGGGTCACGGTCGACGGCGTCGCGCACGACGTGGGCAGCCCGTTCATGGTCATCGCCACGCAGAACCCGGTCGAGCAGGCGGGCACGTACACCCTGCCCGAGGCGCAGCTCGACCGCTTCCTCATCAAGACCTCGCTCGGCTACCCCGACCACGACACCGCGCTCGCGCTGCTCGTCGACTCGTCGAACCGCTCGCGCTCCCAGGGCGTGTCGCCCATCATCGCCCCCGCGTCGATCACCGCGATGGCGCAGCTCGCGGCCGACGTGCACGTCGACCCCGCGGTGCTCGACTACCTGAACCGCATCGTCGCCGCCACGCGCGAGCACCCCGACACGACGCTCGGCGTCTCGATGCGCGGGGCGCTCGCACTCGCGCGGGCCGTGAAGACCTGGGCGATCTCTCAGGGCCGCACCTACGCGACCCCCGACGACGTGCGCGAGCTCGCCGAGCCCGTGCTCGCCCATCGCGTCATCGTCGACCCCGAGTCGTCGTTCCGCGGGGTCACCGCCGCCCAGGTGGTGGGCGGCTGCGTCGCCGAGGTCGACCCGCCCGCGTACCGAGCGGCATGA
- the leuC gene encoding 3-isopropylmalate dehydratase large subunit: MNTPSRKTCHDRSTPTEARPRTLAEKVWASHLVQEGEGDSPDLIYIDLHLVHEVTSPQAFDGLRMAGRPVRRPDLTIATEDHNTPTIGIDKPIADLTSRTQIETLRTNAKEFGIRLHSLGDVEQGIVHVVGPQLGLTMPGITVVCGDSHTSTHGAFGAMAFGIGTSEVEHVLATQTLPLKPFKTMAINVEGTLRPGVTAKDIILAVIAKIGTGGGQGYVLEYRGSAIRALSMDGRMTICNMSIEAGARAGMVAPDETTFAYLKGRAHAPEGEDWDAAVEYWKTLPTDEGAEFDAEVFIDADALEPFVTWGTNPGQGVSLSDRVPDPASIPDQHDRAAAERALAYMDLEAGTPLKDIAVDAVFMGSCTNSRIEDLRAFASVIEGRKKADGVRVMVVPGSARVRLEAEAEGLDKVFTDFGAEWRFAGCSMCLGMNPDQLAPGERCASTSNRNFEGRQGKGGRTHLVSPLVAAATAVRGTLSSPWDLEQEGA; encoded by the coding sequence CTGAACACCCCATCGAGGAAGACCTGTCATGACCGCAGCACCCCCACCGAAGCGCGCCCGCGCACCCTCGCCGAGAAGGTCTGGGCCTCGCACCTCGTCCAAGAGGGCGAGGGCGATTCGCCCGACCTGATCTACATCGACCTGCACCTCGTGCACGAGGTCACCAGCCCGCAGGCGTTCGACGGCCTGCGCATGGCCGGTCGGCCCGTGCGCCGCCCCGACCTCACGATCGCGACCGAGGACCACAACACCCCGACGATCGGCATCGACAAGCCGATCGCCGACCTCACCAGCCGTACCCAGATCGAGACCCTGCGCACCAACGCGAAGGAGTTCGGCATCCGCCTGCACTCGCTCGGCGACGTCGAGCAGGGCATCGTGCACGTCGTCGGCCCGCAGCTCGGCCTCACCATGCCCGGCATCACCGTGGTGTGCGGCGACTCGCACACCTCCACGCACGGCGCGTTCGGCGCCATGGCGTTCGGCATCGGCACGAGCGAGGTCGAGCACGTGCTCGCCACGCAGACCCTGCCGCTCAAGCCGTTCAAGACCATGGCCATCAACGTCGAGGGCACGCTCCGCCCGGGTGTCACGGCGAAGGACATCATCCTCGCCGTCATCGCGAAGATCGGCACCGGCGGTGGCCAGGGCTACGTGCTCGAGTACCGCGGCAGCGCGATCCGCGCGCTGTCGATGGACGGCCGCATGACGATCTGCAATATGTCGATCGAGGCCGGTGCGCGCGCCGGCATGGTCGCGCCCGACGAGACCACGTTCGCCTACCTGAAGGGTCGTGCGCACGCACCCGAGGGCGAGGACTGGGACGCCGCGGTCGAGTACTGGAAGACGCTGCCGACCGACGAGGGCGCCGAGTTCGACGCCGAGGTGTTCATCGACGCCGATGCGCTCGAGCCGTTCGTCACGTGGGGCACCAACCCCGGCCAGGGCGTGTCGCTCAGCGACCGCGTGCCCGATCCGGCGTCGATCCCCGACCAGCACGACCGCGCCGCCGCCGAGCGCGCGCTGGCGTACATGGACCTCGAGGCGGGCACCCCGCTGAAGGACATCGCGGTCGACGCGGTGTTCATGGGCTCGTGCACGAACAGCCGCATCGAGGACCTCCGGGCGTTCGCGTCGGTCATCGAGGGTCGGAAGAAGGCCGACGGCGTCCGCGTCATGGTCGTGCCGGGATCCGCGCGTGTGCGACTCGAGGCCGAGGCCGAGGGCCTCGACAAGGTCTTCACCGACTTCGGCGCCGAGTGGCGCTTCGCCGGCTGCTCGATGTGCCTCGGCATGAACCCCGACCAGCTCGCACCGGGGGAGCGCTGCGCGTCGACTTCCAACCGCAACTTCGAGGGACGGCAGGGCAAGGGCGGGCGCACCCACCTGGTCTCGCCGCTCGTCGCCGCCGCCACCGCCGTGCGCGGCACGCTCTCGAGCCCGTGGGACCTCGAGCAGGAAGGGGCCTGA
- the leuD gene encoding 3-isopropylmalate dehydratase small subunit: MEKFDTVVGVGVPLRRSNVDTDQIIPAVYLKRVTKTGFDDALFAEWRKDPEFVLHHPHYKEGNVLVAGPDFGTGSSREHAVWALRDYGFKVVISSRFGDIFRGNSGKQGLLAAQVAYEDVERIWEALEAEPGIAVTVDLVARTVSVADLTVPFDIDDYTRWRLLEGLDDISLTLRDEGAIARFEETRPAWKPKTLPAREPAGSGTP; encoded by the coding sequence ATGGAGAAGTTCGACACCGTGGTCGGCGTGGGCGTGCCGCTGCGACGCTCCAACGTCGACACCGACCAGATCATCCCGGCCGTCTACCTGAAGCGGGTCACCAAGACCGGCTTCGACGACGCACTCTTCGCCGAGTGGCGCAAGGACCCCGAGTTCGTGCTGCACCACCCGCACTACAAGGAGGGGAACGTGCTCGTCGCGGGCCCCGACTTCGGCACCGGGTCCAGCCGCGAGCACGCCGTGTGGGCGCTCCGCGACTACGGCTTCAAGGTCGTGATCTCGTCGCGGTTCGGCGACATCTTCCGCGGCAACTCGGGCAAGCAGGGCCTGCTCGCCGCGCAGGTCGCGTACGAGGACGTCGAGCGCATCTGGGAGGCGCTGGAGGCCGAGCCGGGAATAGCGGTGACCGTCGATCTGGTTGCCCGTACGGTGAGCGTCGCCGACCTCACCGTCCCCTTCGACATCGACGACTACACTCGGTGGCGGTTGCTCGAAGGGCTCGACGACATCTCGTTGACCCTCCGGGACGAGGGGGCCATCGCCCGGTTCGAGGAGACTCGACCGGCATGGAAGCCGAAGACGCTTCCCGCAAGGGAGCCGGCAGGATCAGGAACACCGTGA